CGCGACTCGCTGCGCATCGCCGAGAGCCGGAAGGAGAGGCCATGCGGCATTCAGGAGCGGTCCCGCCGATGAGCGCCGCGGCCTCCGAACCGCCCTCGTCCCCCGAGTGCACCCTCGCCGCCCGCCCCGGCTACGAGGACCTGCACGCCCACTGCCGCCAGACCCGCGACCTGCCCCTACCCTTCGCCTTCGGCATCCTGCTCCAGCCACGCTGTGAATGCGCCTGTCACAGGTACGACAGCAAGAGTCCTTGCGGCCTGTAGGCGGCTGGAAGCGCCGACGCCCCCTGCCCGAAAAACCCGGGACAGGGGGCGTCAAAACAACCCGCAACAACCGCCTACTTGACCGGCTCCGGCTCCGGCGCACTCGCGGAGTCCGCCGTCCCCGCCGGCGGCTCGCCGCCGTCGTCGTCGCCCTCGCCCTCCGCAGGCACCGGCGTCTTGACGGAGTCCAGCAGCAGCTGAGCCACATCCACCACCTGGATGGACTCCTTCGCCTTGCCGTCGTTCTTCTTGCCGTTGACGGAGTCCGTGAGCATGACCAGGCAGAACGGGCACGCCGTCGACACGATGTCGGGGTTCACCGACAGCGCCTCGTCGACACGCTCGTTGTTGATGCGCTTGCCGATGCGCTCTTCCATCCACATCCGCGCGCCACCCGCACCACAGCAGAAGCCCCGCTCCTTGTGGCGGTGCATCTCCTCGTTGCGGATGCCGGGGACGCTGGCGATGATCTCGCGCGGGGGCGTGTAGATCTTGTTGTGGCGGCCCAGGTAGCAGGGGTCGTGGTAGGTGATGATGCCCTCGACCGGGGTGACCGGGATGAGCTTGCCCTCGTCCACCAGGTGCTGGAGCAGCTGCGTGTGGTGGATGACCTCGTAGTCGCCGCCGAGCTGCGGGTACTCGTTGCCGAGCGTGTTGAGGCAGTGCGGGCAGGTCGCGACGATCTTCTTCGAGGACTTCGGCTTCGCCGACTCGGGCGTCACCTTGCCCTCGTCGTCCATCTCCTCGCCGAACGCCATGTTGAGCGCCATGACGTTCTCCATGCCGAGTTCCTGGAACAGGGGCTCGTTGCCGAGCCGGCGCGCCGAGTCGCCCGTGCACTTCTCGTCGCCGCCCATGATGGCGAACCTGACGCCCGCGATGTGGAGGAGCTCCGCGAAGGCCTTCGTGGTCTTCTTCGCGCGGTCCTCCAGGGCGCCCGCGCAGCCGACCCAGTACAGGTACTCGACCTCGGACAGGTCCTCGATGTCCTTGCCGACGACCGGGACCTCGAAGTCGACCTCCTTGAGCCACTCCAGGCGCTGCTTCTTCGCCAGGCCCCAGGGGTTGCCCTTCTTCTCCAGGTTCTTGAGCATCGTGCCCGCCTCGGACGGGAACGCGGACTCGATCATCACCTGGTAGCGGCGCATGTCGACGATGTGGTCGACGTGCTCGATGTCCACCGGGCACTGCTCGACGCAGGCGCCGCAGGTGGTGCAGGACCACAGGACGTCCGGGTCGATGACGCCGTTGTCCTCCAGCGTGCCGACCAGGGGGCGCTCGGCCTCCGTCAGGGCAGCGGCGGGCACACCGGCCAGCTGCTCCTCGGACGCCTTCTCCTCGCCCTCCATCGTCTTGCCGCCGCCGGCCAGCAGGTACGGCGCCTTGGCGTGCGCGTGGTCGCGCAGCGACATGATCAGCAGCTTGGGGGAGAGGGGCTTGCCCGTGTTCCAGGCGGGGCACTGCGACTGGCAGCGGCCGCACTCGGTGCACGTGGAGAAGTCCAGCAGGCCCTTCCAGGAGAACTGCTCGACCTGGGAGACGCCGAAGACGTCGTCGTCGCCGGGGTCGGTGAAGTCGATCGGCTTGCCGCCGGAGGTCATGGGCTGGAGCGCGCCCAGCGCCGTCCCGCCCGTCGCCTCGCGCTTGAACCAGATGTTCGGGAAGGCCAGGAAGCGGTGCCAGGCGACACCCATGTTGGTGTTCAGGCTGACCGTGATCATCCAGATCATGGTCGTGCCCAGCTTGATCATCGCGAAGAAGTAGACGAGGTTCTGCAGCGCCGCCACGCTCAGGCCCTTGAAGGCCAGGAC
This region of Streptomyces caelestis genomic DNA includes:
- a CDS encoding (Fe-S)-binding protein, translating into MQLAAIIVSLVLTVVGVALLARAIGQFVRYFKLGQPVPAGTRTDNPYQRSVTLVKEFLGHTRMNRWGIVGIAHWFVAIGFLTLPPTIITAYGQLFQADWTLPVLGGFLPYELYIEFIAAMTTLGIATLMVIRLLNLPSRPGRKSRFTGSKMGQAYFVEYVILTIGLAIYVLRGLEGALHHVDHYEAAYFASYPLVLAFKGLSVAALQNLVYFFAMIKLGTTMIWMITVSLNTNMGVAWHRFLAFPNIWFKREATGGTALGALQPMTSGGKPIDFTDPGDDDVFGVSQVEQFSWKGLLDFSTCTECGRCQSQCPAWNTGKPLSPKLLIMSLRDHAHAKAPYLLAGGGKTMEGEEKASEEQLAGVPAAALTEAERPLVGTLEDNGVIDPDVLWSCTTCGACVEQCPVDIEHVDHIVDMRRYQVMIESAFPSEAGTMLKNLEKKGNPWGLAKKQRLEWLKEVDFEVPVVGKDIEDLSEVEYLYWVGCAGALEDRAKKTTKAFAELLHIAGVRFAIMGGDEKCTGDSARRLGNEPLFQELGMENVMALNMAFGEEMDDEGKVTPESAKPKSSKKIVATCPHCLNTLGNEYPQLGGDYEVIHHTQLLQHLVDEGKLIPVTPVEGIITYHDPCYLGRHNKIYTPPREIIASVPGIRNEEMHRHKERGFCCGAGGARMWMEERIGKRINNERVDEALSVNPDIVSTACPFCLVMLTDSVNGKKNDGKAKESIQVVDVAQLLLDSVKTPVPAEGEGDDDGGEPPAGTADSASAPEPEPVK